One Perca flavescens isolate YP-PL-M2 chromosome 9, PFLA_1.0, whole genome shotgun sequence genomic window carries:
- the dr1 gene encoding protein Dr1, whose amino-acid sequence MASSSGNDDDLTIPRAAINKMIKETLPNVRVANDARELVVNCCTEFIHLISSEANEICNKSDKKTISPEHVINALESLGFASYITEVKDVLQECKTVALKRRKASSRLENLGIPEEELLRQQQELFAKARQQQAELAQQEWLQMQQAAQQAQMAAASASAAQQAGSSQDEDEEDDI is encoded by the exons ATGGCTTCTTCCTCTGGAAACGACGATGACCTCACCATCCCTAGAGCAGCTATCAACAAGATGATTAAGGAAACTCTCCCTAACGTACGAGTGGCTAACGACGCGAGGGAGCTTGTGGTGAACTGTTGCACAGAGTTCATACACCTCATTTCCTCAGAAGCTAATGAAATATGCAACAAGTCCGACAAGAAGACCATATCTCCTGAGCATGTCATCAATG CCCTAGAGAGCCTTGGTTTCGCATCGTACATCACGGAGGTGAAAGACGTCCTGCAGGAGTGTAAAACTGTAGCTCTGAAGAGGAGGAAAGCCAGTTCTCGACTGGAGAACCTGGGTATCCCAGAGGAAGAGCTCCTCAGACAACAACAGGAATTGTTTGCCAAG GCGCGGCAGCAGCAGGCAGAGCTCGCCCAGCAAGAGTGGTTACAGATGCAGCAGGCTGCCCAACAGGCACAGATGGCAGCCGCATCTGCCAGCGCTGCCCAGCAGGCTGGTTCCTCTCAGGATGAAGACGAAGAGGATGACATTTGA
- the LOC114561590 gene encoding protein wntless homolog, translated as MAGTIIENMSTKKLVFFGFFILVFQVLFIMVGALIAPSPTSAIRYLATKCINRHRAHAWLVPWGSNRCQQIHSFDEPLAKTLDANDIVFAVHIPLPNKEMSPWFQYMLAVLQFDIAFKIINQIEDDAIITIDAGLAYRDDLISEWTTKFHSVEQRPLRCIFAVSKTYENEGRFYHCDPIPLMELESVAHKYFLINLRLPVNDTLNIGIGEIKDIHLVGIHQNGGFTRVWISMKTMFCPWIFVATVWYWHRISLMARHPVLLEKVIFALGISVTFLNVPVEWLSLGFEWTWMLLFEDAQQGVFYYTLFCFWIIFCGEHLMDQSQRNQLSAYWWQVGLVMFSSSILLIFDLSERGVHLTNPFYSVWASEIGMKVAITFVIVAGISFCLYFLSLCGMVHCVFRNIDGKINQFPEMPEARRLRYKGIVFRFKFFMLATLACAAMTVIFFILNQVSEGHWHWGDHTLQVHSAILTGTYGMWNLYVFTVIFLYAPSHNYNKRKSGDGQQTDVLEKAESQETQLTCGEQGPTKTYRITGKVTEE; from the exons atGGCAGGAACAATCATAGAGAACATGAGCACTAAGAAATTGGTTTTCTTTGGTTTCTTTATTCTTGTTTTCCAAGTTCTTTTCATCATGGTTGGAGCACTAATCG CTCCCAGTCCCACCAGTGCTATTCGCTACTTGGCCACCAAATGTATTAATCGCCACAGGGCACATGCCTGGCTAGTGCCGTGGGGATCAAATCGGTGCCAGCAGATCCACAGTTTTGATGAGCCTCTGGCAAAAACACTGGATGCCAACGACATTGTTTTTGCTGTGCACATACCTCTTCCCAACAAGGAGATGAGTCCCTGGTTTCAGTATATGCTTGCTGTTCTACAGTTTGACATTGCATTTAAAATTATCAATCAGATTG AAGATGATGCTATCATCACCATTGATGCTGGCCTTGCATACAGGGATGATTTGATATCTGAGTGGACCACAAAGTTTCACTCAGTGGAGCAAAGGCCACTCAGGTGCATATTTGCAGTTTCCAAG ACATATGAAAATGAAGGCCGTTTTTATCATTGTGACCCCATACCATTAATGGAACTGGAAAGTGTGGCCCACAAATATTTTTTGATTAACCTTCGCTTGCCAGTGAATGACACATTGAATATAGGAATTGGAGAAATAAAGGACATCCATTTAGTG GGCATACACCAGAATGGAGGCTTCACTAGAGTGTGGATCAGCATGAAGACTATGTTCTGTCCCTGGATATTTGTGGCAACAGTTTGGTACTGGCACAGGATCAGCCTCATGGCAAGACATCCAGTCCTTTTAGAAAA GGTGATTTTCGCCCTGGGTATTTCTGTGACGTTCTTGAACGTGCCGGTGGAGTGGCTCTCCCTGGGCTTTGAGTGGACGTGGATGCTGCTATTTGAAGATGCTCAACAGGGCGTCTTCTACTACACACTCTTCTGTTTCTGGATCATCTTCTGTGGCGAACACCTTATG GACCAAAGTCAGAGGAATCAGCTTTCAGCGTACTGGTGGCAGGTTGGGCTGGTGATGTTCAGCTCATCTATTCTTCTTATATTTGACCTGAGTGAAAG GGGGGTTCATTTGACCAACCCTTTCTACAGTGTTTGGGCATCAGAAATTGGGATGAAGGTGGCA ATTACTTTCGTTATTGTGGCAGGAATTTCTTTTTGTCTGTATTTCCTCTCTTTGTGTGGCATGGTGCATTGTGTGTTCAGGAACATTGATGGGAAAATAAACCAATTTCCTGAAATGCCAGAGGCTAGGAGACTGCGTTATAAG GGTATAGTCTTCAGGTTCAAGTTTTTTATGCTGGCAACTCTAGCATGTGCAGCAATGACTGTCATCTTCTTTATCCTAAATCAA GTCAGTGAGGGGCACTGGCACTGGGGAGACCACACTCTCCAAGTCCACAGTGCTATTCTCACAGGGACCTATGGCATGTGGAACCTGTATGTTTTCACCGTTATCTTCCTCTATGCGCCCTCCCACAATTACAACAAAAGAAAGTCAGGAGATGGTCAACAAACAG ATGTGCTTGAGAAGGCAGAAAGCCAAGAGACCCAGCTGACATGTGGAGAGCAAGGGCCAACCAAGACCTACAGGATCACTGGGAAGGTGACCGAGGAATAA